DNA from Evansella sp. LMS18:
GCGCAACGGGTCTCTATTCAACCTGGCACCTGCGTACCTGGAACCAAGGTGCCAGGTTGCGCGAGCGAGCATTCGGGAGTATAAAGGAGGATGAGGGAGCCGCGCAACGGGTCTCTATTCAACCTGGCACCTATGTACCTGGAACCAAGGTGCCAGGTTGAACGAGTGAGTAAACGGGAGTATAAGGGAGAATGAGCGACCCGCCCACCGAGCCCCGAATCAACCTGGCACCGATGTACCTGGAACCAAAGTGCCAGGTTGAACGAGTGAGTAAACGGGAGTATAAGGGAGAATGAGAGAGCCACCCACCGAGCCCCGAATCAACCTGGCACCAGCGTACCTGGAACCAAAGTGCCAGGTTAAACGAGTGAGCAAACGGGAGCAAAAGGGAGAATGAGCAATCCACCCAACGTGATGACATAATTTACTGAAAAACCCCGTTAACAGATGTTAAAATTAGGGTATTACATATAGGTAGTAAGTTTCAGGTACATTAATTTTGCCTTTGTTTTTCTGAAATTTCAAAAAACATCACAGGAGGGAATGGAATCGCATGTTCAAAGCCTATGAAACAGCCCCGTTTTTTGATGAAATGCTGTCAGACGAAGGTCGCCCCCGGAAACATTATGCCTCATTTTATGAAACGCTTCAGCAATTTTCGGAAAATGAATTACTGGAAAAGCATGAAACAGCCCAGCTTTCTTTTTTACGGCAGGGAATCACATTTACGGTTTACAGTGAAAATCAAGGTACAGAGCGGACAATGCCCATTGATTTTATACCGATTATTATTCCTCCTGATCAGTGGAAGTGGATTGAGAAAGGCGTCATACAGCGGACCGAGGCCCTCAACCAGTTTCTTGAGGACATATATTCTGAGCAGAACATACTTAAAGACGGTGTGATTCCAAGGGAGTTAATTGAAAACAATCCTTATTTTTATAAGGAACAGGTAGAAGGGATTAATGTACCGCTGAAAAACCATATTTTTCTCGGCGGAATCGACCTGATCCGTGATGAAAATGGGGAGTATCACGTGCTTGAAGATAATCTCAGGAATCCATCCGGCATGGCCTATGTATATCAGAACAGGTTTGTAATGCGGCAGGTGTATCCTGAGTTTTTCTTCAGGCATTCCATTGAAACCCTCGAGCACCAGATGACATATATGCATGAAGCGGTGCTCAGCCACAGGCCGGAAAACCTGCCGGACGGACAGGATGCAACTGCAGTGCTCCTTACACCGGGAATGCACAACTCCGCTTATTATGACCATGTGTTTCTCGCACAGCAAATGGGGATGGAGCTGGTGGAAGGGCGGGATTTGCTCGTAAAGGATAATAAAGTTTTTATGAAAACCATTCACGGTCTGAAACGGGTGGATATTATTTACCGGAGAATCGATGATGACTTCCTGGATCCTGAAGTTTTCCGGGAAGATTCCTATCTCGGTGTACCAGGGATGATGAGGGCATACCGTGCTGGCAATCTCGCTATCGTGAACGGGATAGGGAACGGTATTGCTGACGATAAAGCTATTTATGCATTTGTGCCTGATATAATAAAGTATTATTTAAACGAGGAACCTATTTTATCCAACGTGAAAACATACCAGCTCCGGGATCCGGATCAGCGTGCATGGGTCCTGGATCATCTGGACGAGCTCGTTGTAAAAAACGTAGGTGCCTCCGGCGGATATGACATGCTCGTGGGTCCCCATGCTTCTATAGAGCAGATAGAAATGTTCAGGAAAAAGATCAACGAGGAACCGCATCAGTATATTGCCCAGCCGACGATTAAACTTTCCCGCGCGCCGGCATTTCAGGATTCCCGGTTTTATCCATGCCATGTGGATCTCCGTATTTTTGTCATGAGAGGGAACGAAACCCATGTACTACCAGGGGGCCTGTCCCGGGTTGCTCTTAAAGAAGGGTCTCTTGTGGTGAACTCATCCCAGGGCGGCGGGGGAAAAGACACATGGGTGTTAAAAGAGAAAGGGAGTGAAGAGTAATGCTGAGCCGGGTGGCAAACTCGCTGTACTGGATGGCGAGAAATATTGAAAGGACAGAAAATATAGCAAGGGTTATGAGTGTGCAGCTCATCCATACTCTGGAAGCTTCAGATGAAGAAACACTTGCAGACCTGGACTGGGATATGGTGGTAGCAATTTGTGCATCACACCAGGAGCTTGAGCATATAAAAAATACTAAGGGCCTTGATGAAGAATACATCCTTGATTATTTAGCTTCTTCTAAAGTGAACCCGAACTCCCTGATCAACTGTATTGATATTGCAAGGGAAAATGCGAGAACTTCGAGAGACCACCTTCCAAATGATATATTTGAAATATGGAATGATTTTTTTCTGTACGCAGAAGGCTTACGGGAAGGGAAATTAACAAAAGAGAGCATAAATAAGTACTTAAGAAGAATTAAATCCACTTCGCTCACCATTCAGGGGGCGATAGAGTCATCCATGTCCAGAGGGAGGCCGTACCGGTTTTTGAAAATTGGAAAATGGCTAGAGAAAGCAGAAAATACGGCCCGGATTCTTAACGTAGTATGCTGCCACAGCAGGGATGGAGAAGCAGAGACGAAACGATATTATAACTGGAGGTTTGCTCTTCAGCTGTTAAACGGCTACGAGGCATATTTAAAGCAGTTTCCGCCGATAATGGAGCCAAAGAATGTCCTGTCATTTCTTATTACAGAAGAGTCTTTTCCACGGTCAATCCGCTATTGTATCGACCATATCAGAGACGCGATTATGGATGTGGAACAAGGGAAGATATCCCATTATTCCAGAGAAATATTCGGTGCACTGGATGAGCTGACTGCAGAATTTACAGAAATGAAGATTCAGGAGCTTAACTTGAGTGAAATGTGCCAGTTTCTGGATTACTTTCAGAACCGCTGTAATGAAGTAGGCCAGATTTTTTCAGAAACCTATTACCTGACAGAGAGGAGCAACAGGAGAACTTTCGGCAACCAGACCCAATCACAGCATGTGATTAATACACATACGGAGAAGAATGCAAATATGAAATTTCAGATTGAGCATATTAATAAATTCGATTACGAGGAGCCTGTGGATTCAAGTATGAACACGATCCGCCTGAAGCCACGGACCGATGAATGCCAGAGGCTTCTGTCTTACAGGTCGGAAATCAGCCCAGGTTCTCTTACGAAAGAGCATGTGGACATCTGGGGAAATCATGTGGAAGAGTTTTACATTCCTGAACAGCATACACATTTAGAAGTGAAAACGACATCTGTTGTCAGTGTGCAGCGAAGCCCGTTTATTCACCATATTAAATACACGCCGGAAATGAAGGGCATATTCACTTCCAAGCTTTTCAGGGAGCATTATTTATCATTTTTGAACGACACACCTAACACATATTTGAGGAAGGAACAGGTTGATCAGGTAGTGGATGAACTCGGTGGCATGGAAGACCCGGTGGATTTTTCCTTAAAGGTCATGGAATATCTGCATGACAGGTTTACTTATCATACGAATTCGACGAATGTGCATACAAAAGCCGAGGAAGCATTTGAGCTGAAGTCCGGGGTATGCCAGGATATGACGAATGTGATGCTTGGGATATTAAGAGCAAACAATATTCCGGCACGGTATGTGAGCGGGTATCTGTATGTTGGGGAAGGTTCTGCTTTAATAGGGGATGCGGCAACACATGCATGGGTGGAAGTCATGCTGCCGGGAATTGGCTGGACCGGGCTGGATCCAACAAACAATGTGGAAGCGCTGGAAAACCACATCCGTATTGCAACGGGCCGGGACTACCATGATGTGAGCCCGCTTCAGGGATTTTACCGGGGTGGTAAGAGCAATCTGGACGTATCCGTGTCGGTGAAGGTACTTGATGTGAATTAATCAGGGAAACTCGGCGGGTTAGTTGGAATTTTAGCCCGTCGTTTTTTGCTGTGAAAAAGATTTTTTTATGGAAGCGGGTGTCTATGGACTGTGTTTCAGCCTCCTCCTGAATGGATAACAAGTAATAATAGGCAGTGATACTGCAATTCATATTATAAATATACATTCAGTAAAGGGTGAAGCAAATTCCAATGGAATATGATGTAATTATCATTGGTGCAGGGCTGGCAGGATTGTCAGCAGGAAAGGGTTTAAATGAGAATGGTGTACGTTATAAAATTATAGAAGCAAATTCACGTCCGGGAGGTAAAGTATATTCCCGGGAATATACTGGACGGTATTTTGAACTTGGCGGACAGTTTATAAATCAGGATATGACAGAAATGACCAGGCTCGTGAAAGATGCCGGTATGGAAATCCATGAAACTGATGTCACGGAGGATGCGGTCATTATAGATGAACGAAAAAATACTGACGTGGAATCTATACTTAAAGCTGATAAAAAATTGTTTAAAGGGATCGGGGAGAGAGACATCAGGCTGTCCAGGCTATATGAGAAATATATTGCTGATTCGTATCACAGAAAATTAATCAGCAGCCAGCATTCGGAGCTTTTGAATATTAATCCTGAGCTTATTAGCAGCAAAGCTATTGCTGCGATGATGGACCGGTATATATCAAGTAAGAGTGATACTACTCATCAGGCTTCGGGGCCATTAAATAATGTAGTGTCCTATCTGGAAAGGTTCTCTAAAGATAAAATTATGTACGGGCAGCCTGTTGCTGAAATAGCAGAAAGTAAGGATGGATATATTATACTATCCTCAAACAACGAATATCGGTCAAAAGCTGTCATTCTGGCCATTCCTCCCACGGCCGCAAGCCAAATAACTTATACTCCTGGTTTGCCTGAAAAAATAGAAAATGCTCTAAAAAGTTTTAAAGACGGGGCAGTCATAAAGATAACCTGGGTATTTGAGGAAGCATTCTGGCGCAGCTTCTCTGTACAAAATGAAGTTCACCGGCTGAAGGAGATAATTTACTCGGAACCTGAGGGGATTACCGTGTCAGATTCCTCTAAATCAGGAGATGAAAACCGGCTGACAATGTTTATTGGCGGAGATACAGCGATAAAATTAGCAGATAAAACAATTGATGAAAGGCTGGAATATGCAGTCAGTCTTTTAACAGAGGTACTGGGGGAAAAAGCTCGTTATTATATTGACAGAGAAGAGAGCGTATGGGTGAACGCCCCTTACACTGGCGGAGGTTACAGTGCCAGCGTCCTTTATACAGGAATATTTAATGCAGCACAAATACTGAGGCAACCATATAAAAAGCTATTGTTTTCCAGCAGTGAGCTTTCTCCCGATTTCCCGAAATTCATGGAGGGGGCAGTTCGTTCAGGAAAGCATACAGCAAAAAAAGCGTTAGAATTGTTAAAATAAAGAAGCCAAGGCATCCAGGATGTTTGGATGCCTTGAATTTAATTAGTGAGTTCGACATAATTCTGGATTTTTCGGGCGGTGCCAGGCACTTGTCGAATTCGACAAGTGCCTATACACCTATTCTGCAGGCTCGAGGTCTTCGATAGAATCGATATCCATGTATTCTGGTACAACGAGCCCAATTTTAGCGCCAGTCAGGTTTTCTCCCAGGTCTTCAAAATTACCTTCATGCTCTTCGTAGAAAGAAGCATGGGTAGCGGGCATCCAGGGAGCGACAGAGGCATCAGCATCACCTGAAGCAATCGCCTGGAACATAATAGGCGGGTCAACAGGAGTGAGGGTTACATTAAATCCGTGTTCCTCCAGAACGATTTTCACAACATTTCCGGAAGAGCGCTCTGTGTCCCACGGAGTTATTACTAATTCAATGTTTACACCATCGACAGGCTCTACACCTTCTGTCCATTCCGCAACTTTTTCCTCGTTTTCTTCTATCCAGTCCCGGGCTGCTTCTTCAAAATCCATTTCCTGGGCGTCAAGCATGACAGATTCCATATCTTCCGGCTCCCAGTTGAATCTGTCCAGAATCTCATATGCTTCTGGCATATCTTCTTCCAGCCCGGTTCTTACAATTGTTTTAATTTGTTCTTCCCCGCCATATACGCCTTCCGGATCTTCTAAGTATTTCAGGTCATATTGAGCAAATTTAAAGTGAGGGGACCACCCGGCAACAATGATAGGTTCCTCATTGTTGATGGCATTATCTAATTCGGTCAGCATAGCCACTGTGGAGGAGATTTCATGATGCCAGCCAGCAAGATTTTCATACTCCGCTAGGGCATTATCAGTAGCCTGTGTGATTCCTGCACCTGGCTCAATGCCAGTGATCGTATAATTTACTGATTCTCCGATATTCGCGGCAGCTTGTTCGTTTCCGCCATTTTCTATGTCATCAGTATCCTCAGCATTTTCCTGGCCGCATCCGGTCGCGAGCAGGGTTAAAGACAACCCAGCAACCATCCCGGTCTTTTTCCATTTAGAGTTTTTCAAATTTTATAACACCCCTTAGTCTAAGCTTAATTTAGCTGCTATTTTTATTTTGCCTTATGTACATCTAATCATTCTGCTCTCTATGAAATCTTTTTTCGACGAGTGACAGGCACCGCCCGAAATTACTCGAATTATGTCGAAACAACTTTGTTGTAAATACAACAAAATTAAGTTAAATTAAATATAGAATACTTTGTTGCATATGCAATAAAAATCCACGTGAGGAGGTAATTATGAAGCAAATTCTCCGTGAAATTGGGATGGTAGCAAGAGCATTGGATTCCATCAGCAATATAGAATTCAAAGAATATGACCTTACGAAAGGGCAGTATTTGTACCTGGTGCGTATATGTGAGAACCCGGGGATCATCCAGGAAAAATTAGCTGAAATGATTAAAGTGGACCGGACTACAGCAGCCCGCGCTGTAAAAAAACTTGAGCTCAATGGCTTTATTGAAAAGAAAGAAGATGAACAAAACAAAAAGATTAAAAAACTTTTCCCGACAAAGAAAGGGAAAAAAGTATACCCATTTATCATTAGAGAAAATGAGCATTCAAACGATGTTGCATTAGCCGGGTTCACCGAAGAAGAAGCAGAAACCATCCACGAACTTCTTCAGAGAGTAAGGAGCAATGTAGAAAAAGACTGGGAGATTGTGAAAAAGGGGAACAAGAGAAATTATTAATAGAGGAGGATTTTGAATGACAGCAACTATCAGAGATTGTACACCATCAGATTTAGAGAAACTGCAGGAAATCAGTACGGTAACGTTCAATGAGACATTTAAGGACCAGAACTCGCCGGAAAATATGGAGGCTTATGTGGAAAAGGCGTTTAATCTGGATCAACTGGAAAAAGAAGTATCGAATCCTAACTCGCAATTCTATTTTATTCTCGTTGAAAAAGAACTAGCTGGATATTTGAAGGTAAACACCAGCAATGCCCAGTCGGAAGAGATGGGGGAAGACGCCATTGAAATAGAGAGAATCTACATAAAAAAGACATTTCATAAACAGGGACTTGGAAAACAACTGCTGAATAAGGCGATAGAAATAGCAGAGGAACAAAATAAGAAGAAAATCTGGCTTGGTGTATGGGAAAAAAATGAGAATGCCATTGCTTTTTATAACAAACTGGGATTTGTCCAGACTGGAGCACACTCTTTTTACATGGGGGATGAAGAGCAAACGGATTATATTATGGTGAAAACATTAAGAAAGTCCTCATAAATTAGCCGCTGTGGCAAAACGGTGGTAGTAAGTAAATAATTCATTCTGTTAACAGTTTCTGACCTTTTTCCCCTTTTTGCGGTAAATAACTATACAAGCAAACCTGCCCCACATATAATGTACCATTCCTTAGCAGAAGGAGGTTTGTTGTAATGAGTGGTTATCATGGAGGATATGATGGTGGACGCGGCTTTGGTTCTGGCTTTGCGTTCGTCCTTGTGCTGTTTATCCTGTTAGTTATCGTTGGTGCAGCTGCTATTGGCACTGGATTTGGGGGCTACTAAGACATTTCCCCCTTTCCCTTTCCTTTCAGAGCGTCCTTTTTGGGCGCTCCTTTTTACTTTCCGTAATAAAAAACAATAATATTTTGGCATTGAAAAAAATCTCTTGTAGCTCTGATTTATTTATGGTAATATTGCGAAAATTAGTAAATGCGATGATGAGAAGAGTAAATAAAAAAGTTCTTCACAGAGAGCTCCGGCAGCTGAAAAGGAGCAGGAATGATTTTATTGAAGCAAGCCTCTGAGCAGTACATTGGATCCTTAATGGTGATAATGTAACGGGAGCTCCCGTTATAGAGCTAGGGTATAAGCTTAATTGCCGTACCTGAAGAGGTTAATATGGTGACATATTAATAAACTGGGGTGGCACCGCGATTAATAATCTCGCCCCCAAGGCTAATGTCTTGGGGGTGGGATTTTTTTATTTTCTGGTATGAATTTCATATATAGACTTTCAATAAAAAAAGACGAACATTACTTGTCGATTGTAGCGTAAGACGGCGACTCTTGCGGGAAAAGCATGAAAAGCTGAAAATCCATTTTTGATGGCATTCAGCCGTCAAAAATTAGTTGAAGCCGTGCCCGCAGAACGCGTCCGTCTGTAGCGTAAATCGAACAACAGGATAACTTTTTAAGATAAAGTTCGCATTATAGTTGAAAATCTTGAACTATGATATTGATTCTCTGGTAAGAAAATAGCGGGAGGGCTGATAAATTGGATTTGAGAAAACTAATTTATTCGTGGAAGTATCCAAGTATTTTACTGTTCGGTATCGGTATTTCCAATATAGGAAGCTGGGTTTATTTTATTGCGCTGAATCTAATCGTCTTTAACATGACGGGTTCACCATTGGCGGTTGCTGCTCTTTATATCATCAGGCCCTTCGCTGCAGTATGCATCAATTTATGGAGCGGCAGTTTTATCGATCGTTTGAATAAAAAGCACGTCATGATTTTTCTCGATGTTCTGCATGGAGTGGTGATCGTTTGTTTAGCCCTGTTTTCTGCTTCACTATGGATGATTTACGTCCTTGTCTTTTTAATTAATATGGCCTCTTCTGTATATGGACCAACATCCGTTAGTTATATAACCATGCTCATCCCTGCTGAAAAAAGACAAAGGTTTAACTCATTAAGAAGCCTGATAGATTCCGGGGCATTTTTCATCGGGCCTGCAATTACCGGGTTATTATTTATCATTGGTTCTCCAATTTACGCCATTTACATCAATGCTTTTGCTTACTTCTTTTCAGCTATTGTTACTTTGTTTATGCCTAACCTGGAGAAAAACCGTACGAATGATAAGACAGCGGGAGAAAAGATGTCAATGAAGGTCTTTAAAGAAGACTGGATGGTTGTGTTAAAATTCAGCCGTAAGTTTCTTTACGTCATGACTATATATTTTTTGTTCAGCGTCTTTATTGTGATGCAAACAGCTGTAGATTCCCTTGAA
Protein-coding regions in this window:
- a CDS encoding circularly permuted type 2 ATP-grasp protein, whose protein sequence is MFKAYETAPFFDEMLSDEGRPRKHYASFYETLQQFSENELLEKHETAQLSFLRQGITFTVYSENQGTERTMPIDFIPIIIPPDQWKWIEKGVIQRTEALNQFLEDIYSEQNILKDGVIPRELIENNPYFYKEQVEGINVPLKNHIFLGGIDLIRDENGEYHVLEDNLRNPSGMAYVYQNRFVMRQVYPEFFFRHSIETLEHQMTYMHEAVLSHRPENLPDGQDATAVLLTPGMHNSAYYDHVFLAQQMGMELVEGRDLLVKDNKVFMKTIHGLKRVDIIYRRIDDDFLDPEVFREDSYLGVPGMMRAYRAGNLAIVNGIGNGIADDKAIYAFVPDIIKYYLNEEPILSNVKTYQLRDPDQRAWVLDHLDELVVKNVGASGGYDMLVGPHASIEQIEMFRKKINEEPHQYIAQPTIKLSRAPAFQDSRFYPCHVDLRIFVMRGNETHVLPGGLSRVALKEGSLVVNSSQGGGGKDTWVLKEKGSEE
- a CDS encoding alpha-E domain-containing protein, coding for MLSRVANSLYWMARNIERTENIARVMSVQLIHTLEASDEETLADLDWDMVVAICASHQELEHIKNTKGLDEEYILDYLASSKVNPNSLINCIDIARENARTSRDHLPNDIFEIWNDFFLYAEGLREGKLTKESINKYLRRIKSTSLTIQGAIESSMSRGRPYRFLKIGKWLEKAENTARILNVVCCHSRDGEAETKRYYNWRFALQLLNGYEAYLKQFPPIMEPKNVLSFLITEESFPRSIRYCIDHIRDAIMDVEQGKISHYSREIFGALDELTAEFTEMKIQELNLSEMCQFLDYFQNRCNEVGQIFSETYYLTERSNRRTFGNQTQSQHVINTHTEKNANMKFQIEHINKFDYEEPVDSSMNTIRLKPRTDECQRLLSYRSEISPGSLTKEHVDIWGNHVEEFYIPEQHTHLEVKTTSVVSVQRSPFIHHIKYTPEMKGIFTSKLFREHYLSFLNDTPNTYLRKEQVDQVVDELGGMEDPVDFSLKVMEYLHDRFTYHTNSTNVHTKAEEAFELKSGVCQDMTNVMLGILRANNIPARYVSGYLYVGEGSALIGDAATHAWVEVMLPGIGWTGLDPTNNVEALENHIRIATGRDYHDVSPLQGFYRGGKSNLDVSVSVKVLDVN
- a CDS encoding FAD-dependent oxidoreductase; this translates as MEYDVIIIGAGLAGLSAGKGLNENGVRYKIIEANSRPGGKVYSREYTGRYFELGGQFINQDMTEMTRLVKDAGMEIHETDVTEDAVIIDERKNTDVESILKADKKLFKGIGERDIRLSRLYEKYIADSYHRKLISSQHSELLNINPELISSKAIAAMMDRYISSKSDTTHQASGPLNNVVSYLERFSKDKIMYGQPVAEIAESKDGYIILSSNNEYRSKAVILAIPPTAASQITYTPGLPEKIENALKSFKDGAVIKITWVFEEAFWRSFSVQNEVHRLKEIIYSEPEGITVSDSSKSGDENRLTMFIGGDTAIKLADKTIDERLEYAVSLLTEVLGEKARYYIDREESVWVNAPYTGGGYSASVLYTGIFNAAQILRQPYKKLLFSSSELSPDFPKFMEGAVRSGKHTAKKALELLK
- a CDS encoding glycine betaine ABC transporter substrate-binding protein, producing the protein MKNSKWKKTGMVAGLSLTLLATGCGQENAEDTDDIENGGNEQAAANIGESVNYTITGIEPGAGITQATDNALAEYENLAGWHHEISSTVAMLTELDNAINNEEPIIVAGWSPHFKFAQYDLKYLEDPEGVYGGEEQIKTIVRTGLEEDMPEAYEILDRFNWEPEDMESVMLDAQEMDFEEAARDWIEENEEKVAEWTEGVEPVDGVNIELVITPWDTERSSGNVVKIVLEEHGFNVTLTPVDPPIMFQAIASGDADASVAPWMPATHASFYEEHEGNFEDLGENLTGAKIGLVVPEYMDIDSIEDLEPAE
- a CDS encoding MarR family winged helix-turn-helix transcriptional regulator, which translates into the protein MKQILREIGMVARALDSISNIEFKEYDLTKGQYLYLVRICENPGIIQEKLAEMIKVDRTTAARAVKKLELNGFIEKKEDEQNKKIKKLFPTKKGKKVYPFIIRENEHSNDVALAGFTEEEAETIHELLQRVRSNVEKDWEIVKKGNKRNY
- a CDS encoding GNAT family N-acetyltransferase, whose translation is MTATIRDCTPSDLEKLQEISTVTFNETFKDQNSPENMEAYVEKAFNLDQLEKEVSNPNSQFYFILVEKELAGYLKVNTSNAQSEEMGEDAIEIERIYIKKTFHKQGLGKQLLNKAIEIAEEQNKKKIWLGVWEKNENAIAFYNKLGFVQTGAHSFYMGDEEQTDYIMVKTLRKSS
- a CDS encoding YjcZ family sporulation protein, which gives rise to MSGYHGGYDGGRGFGSGFAFVLVLFILLVIVGAAAIGTGFGGY
- a CDS encoding MFS transporter; this translates as MDLRKLIYSWKYPSILLFGIGISNIGSWVYFIALNLIVFNMTGSPLAVAALYIIRPFAAVCINLWSGSFIDRLNKKHVMIFLDVLHGVVIVCLALFSASLWMIYVLVFLINMASSVYGPTSVSYITMLIPAEKRQRFNSLRSLIDSGAFFIGPAITGLLFIIGSPIYAIYINAFAYFFSAIVTLFMPNLEKNRTNDKTAGEKMSMKVFKEDWMVVLKFSRKFLYVMTIYFLFSVFIVMQTAVDSLEVAFSKEVLVLTDSEYGFLVSIAGAGILTGALINVIFTKKLTVSMLIGAGAVVVSAGYLIFAFSSSFTVAAAGVFLLAFANAFANTGFYTFYQNNIPVKVMGRIGSLYGFAEAFLIIIATAAFAIGAQVLSIQAMVISGAVLMLLLTAALFCLAVQPSKNNFYKIIPEDVKTS